The genomic segment GATGATGGTGGGACGATCCCTGAGCCAGATGTTTCCCAAAAAGGAAGCGATTATCGTCAAAGCTATTCTGGAAGTCAAAAATCTGTCCCTTCCGGGATACTTCAAGGACGTGTCATTTACCTTGTACAAGGGAGAGATTCTGGGCTTCTTCGGACTGGTCGGTGCAGGCCGGTCTGAGGTGATGAGAACGATCTTCGGAATTGATAAAAAGTCAGAGGGCACCATCTTGCTGAATGGGCAGGAGATTTCTATAGCATCACCCCGGATAGCCATGAGGCATGGAATTGCCTACGTCCCCGAAGACCGACAGCAGCAGGGAGCTATCCTTGAGATGAGTCTGACCAAGAATATAACCCTGCCCCAGATTGACAGCTTGAGTACCTTTGGCATCCTTAATAGCAAATCAGAAAAAGGAATCACCGAAGAGTTTGGAAACAAAATGGAGATCAAGGCCGCCAACTGGAAGGTCAATGCGGATACCCTCTCCGGTGGGAACCAGCAGAAAGTCGTCCTGGCCAAATGGCTGGCCACTCATCCAAAGATTCTCATTCTGGATGAACCGACCAAAGGGATCGATGTGTCCACCAAAGCAGCGGTCCACGAATTTGTCTCCGAAATGGCCTCACAAGGGCTTGCAGTCATAATGGTTTCCTCGGAAATGCCCGAAATCCTCGGCATGGCCGACAGAACCGTAGTCATGCATGAAGGCCGGGTAGCTAAAATACTGAGCAGAAAAGATGCTGATAGCGATAACATCATTCTGGCAGCAACGGGCCATGAAGAAGGGACTTTATGAAAAACAAGTTAGAAAAAATATTACAAAACAGAGAATTGAATCTGGTCTTTTTGATCCTGATACTCCTGGTTGTTGTCACAATGCGGGCTCCCGACTTTCTGGAACTCAAAAATGTGGAACGGATCGTCAATGATACGGCCATTTTAATTATGGTAGCCTCCGGTCAGTTCCTGGTGATCCTCACAGGAGGAATTGATCTTTCTGTGGGGGCCATCATTGCTTTTTCCGGAATGGCCGCCTCCATGGTGAATCAATACAATCCGGAAATGCCCGTATCCTTAATACTCCTTTTTGGCATTCTTGTGGGAACTGCCCTGGGAGCCTTTAATGGTGCCTGTGTGGCATATGGAAAGATCCCTCCGGTCATCACCACCCTGGGCACCATGAGTATTTTCAGGGGATTAACCTTCACAATGAGCAATGGCCAATGGGTCACTGCCCATGAAATGACCAACGCCTACATGGACATTCCCAAGGGAAGAATGCTCCTTATTCCCAATTTAACGGTCTGGGCCATCCTGATTTTTATCATTATGTTCTACTTTATCCGCTTCACACGGCATGGCCGGGAAATCTATGCTATCGGCGGGAATAAAATAGCCGCCCATTTTGTGGGTGTCAGCGAAAAGAAAGTCAGCTTTATGGTTTTCACAATACTGGGAGCCCTCTGCGGAGTGGCCGGGGTCATGTGGACCGCTCGATATGCCGCCGCAGTCAACGAAACAGCCGCTGGATTCGAACTGCAGACAATCGCAGCCTGTGTTCTGGGCGGGGTCAGCATGGCCGGAGGTTCAGGGGCGCTCACTGGTGTTGTCCTGGGGGCCCTTTTCCTTGGCATCATCAACAATGCCCTGCCCGTTGTTAACCTATCGCCCTTCTACCAGATGGCTATTCAGGGATTTGTCGTACTGGCCGCCATCGTGGCCAATGTTCTGATGGAACAGAGAAATGAGAAAAAGATACTCAGCGGGAGAAGGCAGTAATGAGCAAGAAACTGGAAAATGTCAACCAGACACGATTAATCAATGATTCAGGCCTTCTGGATAAAATCATTGAAAATGCCACAAAATGGGAATTCATACTGGTTTTTCTCTTTGTAGGAGTCATCATCTTCTTTTCTAATGCCAGCCCCTACTTTCTGGACTATTTCAATATGATGAATACAACCTTCAATTTTATGGAAAAGGCGATAATGGCGCTGCCCATGATTTTCGCCATCATGTGCGGGGATATCGATATATCCATCGCCTCGACCCTGGCACTATCCTCTTTTGCCATGGGCCTGGCCTCTTCCATGGGTGCGGGAACTCCCGAAATTGTGGCCA from the Oceanispirochaeta sp. genome contains:
- a CDS encoding sugar ABC transporter ATP-binding protein, with amino-acid sequence MSKTILQLKDIAKYFPGIKALDNVDFTIRTGEVHALIGENGAGKSTLVKIMTGVYQPTKGKILMENGEVQFKNSHDAQAAGVVAIHQEASMFSELTVTENIFMGHHIRKKMGTLDWKAMREHTQNLLGQMELDINPDTLIKNLGTAQRHMVEIAKALSVDAQLVIMDEPTSALSLKEVDELYKIIRQLKAQGKAIVFISHKFDEIFSICDYFTVFRDGQYIGEGEIAKSNLDSIVKMMVGRSLSQMFPKKEAIIVKAILEVKNLSLPGYFKDVSFTLYKGEILGFFGLVGAGRSEVMRTIFGIDKKSEGTILLNGQEISIASPRIAMRHGIAYVPEDRQQQGAILEMSLTKNITLPQIDSLSTFGILNSKSEKGITEEFGNKMEIKAANWKVNADTLSGGNQQKVVLAKWLATHPKILILDEPTKGIDVSTKAAVHEFVSEMASQGLAVIMVSSEMPEILGMADRTVVMHEGRVAKILSRKDADSDNIILAATGHEEGTL
- a CDS encoding ABC transporter permease encodes the protein MKNKLEKILQNRELNLVFLILILLVVVTMRAPDFLELKNVERIVNDTAILIMVASGQFLVILTGGIDLSVGAIIAFSGMAASMVNQYNPEMPVSLILLFGILVGTALGAFNGACVAYGKIPPVITTLGTMSIFRGLTFTMSNGQWVTAHEMTNAYMDIPKGRMLLIPNLTVWAILIFIIMFYFIRFTRHGREIYAIGGNKIAAHFVGVSEKKVSFMVFTILGALCGVAGVMWTARYAAAVNETAAGFELQTIAACVLGGVSMAGGSGALTGVVLGALFLGIINNALPVVNLSPFYQMAIQGFVVLAAIVANVLMEQRNEKKILSGRRQ